The following proteins are encoded in a genomic region of Saccharopolyspora antimicrobica:
- a CDS encoding GAF domain-containing sensor histidine kinase, protein MAQRHRSERVAEQGRRFGHLLDEHAQVLHLLDDAAALRGLARRVREETGAHIGLAGPVEAEQVLVLRQWNGTWATGLHDLHVEMGLGLGGLAAAERRPVWVADYCSSELITHDFDVPISADGIKTMLAVPMVRAGRVQGVVYAAMREVSYFGGRQLDAAVNLADSGGLALQTASAARRQREQAAAAERRRIAAELHDSVGARLFRIGAELRDLRTHAQPGSAELLDRLASLEDQLAETASAFRDSVHALDHDEPAGGLAATLSRDCAAFQRRTGISAQSVEIGQLPACDRHRTQALLAATREALLNVEKHAGARSVLISAIALDDGIAISVADDGNGWSEPAGGGIGLRTTADRLAELGGTLSVVANEDGGLTARIWIPLP, encoded by the coding sequence GTGGCGCAGCGGCATCGCTCGGAGCGCGTGGCCGAGCAGGGTCGGCGGTTCGGCCACCTGCTCGACGAGCACGCCCAGGTCCTGCACCTGCTCGACGACGCGGCCGCGCTGCGCGGCCTGGCACGGCGGGTCCGCGAGGAGACCGGTGCGCACATCGGCCTGGCCGGTCCGGTCGAGGCGGAGCAGGTGCTGGTGCTGCGGCAGTGGAACGGCACCTGGGCGACCGGTCTGCACGACCTGCACGTCGAGATGGGCTTGGGCCTGGGCGGGCTGGCCGCGGCCGAGCGCCGCCCAGTGTGGGTGGCCGACTACTGCTCCTCCGAGCTCATCACGCACGACTTCGACGTACCCATCTCGGCGGACGGGATCAAGACCATGCTCGCGGTGCCGATGGTGCGGGCGGGCCGGGTGCAGGGCGTGGTCTACGCGGCGATGCGCGAGGTGTCCTACTTCGGCGGCAGGCAGCTCGACGCGGCGGTCAACCTCGCCGACAGCGGTGGCCTGGCGCTGCAGACCGCATCCGCCGCGCGCCGCCAGCGGGAGCAGGCCGCCGCGGCTGAGCGCCGCCGGATCGCCGCGGAACTGCACGATTCGGTCGGAGCGCGCCTGTTCCGCATCGGCGCCGAGCTGCGCGACCTGCGCACGCACGCCCAGCCCGGCAGCGCCGAGCTGCTGGACAGGCTGGCCTCGCTGGAGGACCAGCTGGCGGAAACCGCCTCGGCGTTCCGCGATTCGGTGCACGCCCTCGACCACGACGAACCGGCCGGCGGCCTGGCCGCGACCCTGTCCCGCGACTGCGCGGCCTTCCAGCGCCGGACCGGGATCTCCGCGCAGTCGGTGGAGATCGGGCAGCTCCCGGCCTGCGACCGGCACCGCACCCAGGCCCTGCTCGCGGCGACCCGCGAAGCGCTGCTCAACGTGGAGAAGCACGCCGGAGCACGGTCGGTGCTGATCAGCGCGATCGCCCTGGACGACGGGATCGCGATCTCGGTGGCCGACGACGGCAACGGCTGGTCCGAGCCCGCGGGCGGTGGCATCGGCCTGCGCACCACCGCCGACCGGCTGGCCGAGCTCGGCGGCACGCTGTCGGTGGTGGCCAACGAGGACGGCGGGCTGACGGCGCGGATCTGGATACCGCTGCCGTGA
- a CDS encoding response regulator: MTEIRLVVVDDHPVVVDGVRLLLRDDPAIRVVGGATDAASAVRLAARTSPHVILLDLRLPDAVASELVAPLRQAAPDARIVVFTAYRDHAALRTTLDAGVDGCILKDASATDLVSAVRQAASGLQIFDPRVDDRAAPRMRSRLHETGLTQREYDVLRHAAAGRTNPEIAEQLGLTRHTVTGYLRNAMRKLNARNRIELITRAAKSGLL; this comes from the coding sequence GTGACCGAGATCCGCCTCGTGGTCGTCGACGACCACCCGGTGGTCGTCGACGGGGTGCGGCTGCTGCTCCGCGACGACCCGGCGATCCGGGTCGTCGGCGGCGCGACCGACGCGGCCTCGGCGGTCCGGCTGGCCGCCCGCACCAGCCCGCACGTGATCCTGCTGGACCTGCGGCTCCCGGACGCGGTGGCCAGCGAGCTGGTCGCCCCGCTGCGCCAGGCGGCCCCGGACGCCCGCATCGTGGTCTTCACCGCCTACCGCGACCACGCGGCGCTGCGCACCACCCTCGACGCGGGGGTCGACGGCTGCATCCTCAAGGACGCGAGCGCGACGGACCTGGTCTCGGCGGTGCGGCAGGCGGCCAGCGGCCTCCAGATCTTCGACCCCCGCGTGGACGACCGGGCGGCGCCGAGGATGCGCTCCCGCCTGCACGAAACCGGTCTCACCCAGCGCGAGTACGACGTGCTCCGGCACGCGGCGGCGGGCCGCACGAACCCGGAGATCGCCGAGCAGCTGGGCCTGACCCGCCACACGGTCACCGGCTACCTCCGCAACGCGATGCGAAAGCTCAACGCCCGCAACAGGATCGAACTCATCACCAGAGCGGCCAAGTCCGGCCTGCTGTGA
- a CDS encoding CocE/NonD family hydrolase — protein sequence MRTVEVLPHPVKEEAGWIPLADGTRLAARIWRPVDSDNEPVPAVLEFIPYRQRDLTARRDSVNHPYLAGYGYACARVDLRGSGDSAGLLADEYLEQELQDAAEILGWLAEQPWCSGRTGMMGISWGGFNALQVAARRPPSLAAIAVLSCSDDRYADDVHYMGGCLLSDNLSWASTMFAYNSCPPDPATFGEGWRRQWFERLTACEPWLAEWLRHQHRDDYWRHGSVCEDYSSVGCPVLAVSGWADGYSNAVFRLMQHLDVPRRGLIGPWSHKYPHLGLPGPAIGFLQELVRWWDHWLKDADNGAMDGPMLRVWMQESMPPSTAYDERPGRWVGEPSWPSPHVDRVRFPLGQNLIARPGEEPRSRPLSVESPLSVGQFAGKWCSYNAPPDLPYDQREEDGGSLVFDTAPLTERCEILGGPVAELDLEVDRPTAMVAVRLSDVAPEGRATRVTYGLLNLTHRDGHGEPSPLQPGQRYRVRVQLNGVAQVFPPGHQIRMSLSTSYWPLAWPPPEPVRMTVHPENSALQLPIRPVEEPDEVPTPAFGEPEGAPVLATTQLRPGEQCWNVSRDLVGYDSALEVVKDLGVVRFDDIDLAVTRRAYERYSWTADQLDSVRGEIEWTMAFQRGDWSVRTTSRTVLTSDRTEFHLHAELDAYEGDQRVFSRNWQQTIPRDLV from the coding sequence ATGCGAACGGTGGAGGTCCTGCCCCACCCGGTCAAGGAGGAGGCGGGCTGGATCCCGCTGGCCGACGGCACCCGGCTGGCCGCTCGGATCTGGCGCCCGGTTGACTCCGACAACGAACCGGTCCCGGCCGTCCTCGAGTTCATCCCGTACCGGCAGCGCGACCTGACCGCGCGCCGCGACTCCGTCAACCACCCCTACCTGGCCGGGTACGGCTACGCCTGCGCGCGGGTGGACCTGCGCGGCAGCGGCGACTCCGCGGGCCTGCTCGCCGACGAGTACCTGGAGCAGGAGCTGCAGGACGCCGCGGAGATCCTCGGGTGGCTCGCCGAACAGCCGTGGTGCAGCGGGCGCACCGGGATGATGGGCATCTCCTGGGGCGGGTTCAACGCCCTGCAGGTCGCCGCCCGCCGCCCGCCGAGCCTGGCCGCGATCGCGGTGCTGAGCTGCAGCGACGACCGCTACGCCGACGACGTGCACTACATGGGCGGCTGCCTGCTCAGCGACAACCTGTCCTGGGCGTCGACGATGTTCGCCTACAACTCCTGCCCGCCGGATCCCGCGACCTTCGGGGAGGGCTGGCGGCGCCAGTGGTTCGAACGGCTGACCGCCTGCGAGCCGTGGCTGGCGGAATGGTTGCGCCACCAGCACCGGGACGACTACTGGCGGCACGGTTCGGTGTGCGAGGACTACAGCAGCGTCGGCTGCCCCGTGCTGGCGGTCAGCGGTTGGGCCGACGGGTACTCCAACGCCGTCTTCCGGCTGATGCAGCACCTCGACGTGCCGCGGCGCGGTCTCATCGGCCCCTGGTCGCACAAGTACCCGCACCTCGGCCTGCCCGGCCCGGCCATCGGCTTCCTGCAGGAACTGGTCCGCTGGTGGGACCACTGGCTCAAGGACGCCGACAACGGCGCGATGGACGGTCCGATGCTGCGCGTGTGGATGCAGGAGAGCATGCCGCCGTCCACCGCCTACGACGAGCGTCCGGGGCGTTGGGTGGGCGAGCCGTCCTGGCCCTCGCCGCACGTGGACCGGGTGCGCTTCCCGCTGGGCCAGAACCTCATCGCCCGGCCCGGCGAGGAGCCGCGGTCGCGCCCGCTGTCGGTCGAGTCGCCGCTGTCGGTGGGGCAGTTCGCCGGGAAGTGGTGCTCCTACAACGCCCCGCCGGACCTGCCCTACGACCAGCGCGAGGAGGACGGCGGATCACTGGTCTTCGACACCGCCCCGCTGACCGAGCGCTGCGAGATCCTCGGCGGGCCGGTGGCCGAGCTCGACCTCGAGGTGGACCGGCCGACGGCGATGGTGGCGGTGCGGCTCTCCGACGTCGCGCCCGAGGGCCGGGCCACCCGGGTCACCTACGGGCTGCTCAACCTCACCCACCGCGACGGGCACGGCGAACCCAGCCCGCTGCAGCCCGGCCAGCGCTACCGGGTGCGGGTGCAGCTCAACGGTGTCGCTCAAGTGTTCCCGCCCGGGCACCAGATCCGGATGTCGCTGTCCACCTCCTACTGGCCGCTGGCCTGGCCGCCACCGGAACCCGTCCGCATGACGGTGCACCCGGAGAACAGCGCGCTGCAGCTGCCGATCCGCCCCGTCGAGGAGCCCGACGAGGTGCCGACCCCGGCGTTCGGCGAACCCGAGGGCGCACCCGTGTTGGCGACCACCCAGCTGCGGCCCGGCGAGCAGTGCTGGAACGTCTCCCGCGACCTCGTGGGCTACGACTCGGCGCTGGAGGTGGTCAAGGACCTCGGCGTGGTCCGCTTCGACGACATCGACCTGGCGGTGACCCGCCGCGCCTACGAGCGCTACAGCTGGACCGCGGACCAACTCGACTCGGTGCGCGGTGAGATCGAGTGGACGATGGCGTTCCAACGCGGCGACTGGTCGGTGCGCACCACCTCGCGCACCGTGCTGACCTCCGACCGCACCGAGTTCCACCTGCACGCCGAACTGGACGCCTACGAGGGCGATCAGCGCGTGTTCTCCCGCAACTGGCAGCAGACCATCCCCCGCGACCTGGTGTGA
- a CDS encoding ATP-grasp domain-containing protein has product MTNVFVVGLDPGNLALLRGSFPRNYSFHPLFGKSEVMPASADFPALLEEGHRRLDEFGGPIDAIVGYWDFPGTSLVPALCTDYGVPGPRLEPVIKCEHKYWSRLEQRKAADAHPKFGLVDLAGDPGLPPGLSFPVWLKPVKSYSSVLAFHVADPAELARATAEIRQGIEAVGKSFDAVLSGLELPPEIAVAGGRACLAEEEIRGVQATAEGYCYHGEPHVYGVIDSVHYPGRPSFLRYQYPSRLPAPIQRRIIDVSARVIRQIGLDSTAFNIEYFWDRDEDQLNILEINPRISQSHAQLFRMVDGLPNHHCMVRLALGEDPEMPRRRGSHAVAAKWFLRAFADGVVRSCPTEQDIARIRREMPEATVDVAVREGMRLSELTVQDSYSYELATCCLGARDEAELIDKFHRCAELLPFTFEDREGAPVPLI; this is encoded by the coding sequence ATGACCAACGTGTTCGTCGTGGGACTCGATCCGGGCAACCTCGCACTGCTGCGCGGTTCGTTCCCGCGGAACTACTCCTTCCACCCCTTGTTCGGCAAGTCGGAGGTGATGCCCGCTTCGGCGGACTTCCCGGCGCTGCTGGAGGAGGGGCACCGCAGGCTCGACGAGTTCGGTGGGCCGATCGACGCGATCGTCGGCTACTGGGACTTCCCGGGCACTTCCCTGGTGCCCGCCCTGTGCACCGACTACGGCGTGCCGGGACCCCGGCTGGAGCCGGTGATCAAGTGCGAGCACAAGTACTGGAGCCGCCTCGAACAGCGCAAGGCCGCCGACGCGCACCCGAAGTTCGGGCTGGTCGACCTGGCCGGCGACCCCGGCCTCCCGCCCGGGCTGAGCTTCCCGGTGTGGCTCAAGCCGGTGAAGTCCTACAGCTCGGTGCTGGCGTTCCACGTCGCCGATCCCGCTGAGCTGGCCCGGGCGACGGCCGAGATCCGGCAGGGCATCGAGGCGGTCGGAAAATCCTTCGACGCCGTGCTGAGCGGTCTCGAACTCCCGCCCGAGATCGCGGTGGCCGGCGGCCGGGCCTGTCTGGCGGAGGAGGAGATCAGGGGCGTCCAAGCCACCGCAGAGGGCTACTGCTACCACGGGGAACCGCACGTCTACGGCGTGATCGATTCGGTGCACTACCCGGGAAGGCCGAGTTTCCTGCGGTACCAGTACCCCTCCCGGCTGCCCGCCCCGATCCAGCGGCGGATCATCGACGTCAGCGCGCGGGTGATCCGCCAGATCGGCCTGGACTCGACGGCGTTCAACATCGAGTACTTCTGGGACCGGGACGAGGACCAGCTCAACATCCTGGAGATCAACCCGCGGATCTCCCAGTCCCACGCGCAGCTGTTCAGGATGGTCGACGGGCTTCCGAACCACCACTGCATGGTCCGGTTGGCGCTGGGCGAGGACCCGGAGATGCCGCGTCGCCGGGGATCGCACGCCGTGGCGGCCAAGTGGTTCCTGCGCGCCTTCGCCGACGGGGTGGTGCGCAGCTGCCCGACCGAGCAGGACATCGCGCGGATCCGCCGGGAGATGCCGGAGGCGACCGTCGACGTGGCGGTGCGCGAAGGAATGCGGCTGTCCGAACTGACCGTGCAGGACAGCTACAGCTACGAGCTGGCCACCTGCTGCCTGGGCGCCCGCGACGAAGCGGAGCTGATCGACAAGTTCCACCGCTGCGCCGAACTGCTGCCCTTCACCTTCGAGGACCGCGAGGGAGCTCCAGTCCCCCTCATCTGA
- a CDS encoding BTAD domain-containing putative transcriptional regulator codes for MRYGVLGPLTAWDTDGRVVRVPEAKVRALLAILLAHGGGPVSADRLVADLWADAPPATPLNTLQSKVSQLRRALGRDQVVHQPAGYRLLVDQVDAHRFQELVDRARAAGSPRARADLLDEALALWRGPAYADFADSPFARAEIARLEELRLAAVEDRAEARLELGQHTAVAAELGDLVGSHPLRERLRMAQMRALYRSGRQTEALNSFHELRRELGEELGVAPGPELTALHEAMLRHEPHLAPPVASRERSNLPTPLTPIIGRVAELAGIRAPLVEQGARLVTLTGAGGVGKTRLALAAADGLRFPDGVWLVELAGLDRAASATDIADRVMTTLGLCESTSTPQAADLVGCLVDAAAGKNLLLVLDNCEHVLEQVATLAERLLAGVPGAHLLLTSREPLDVPGEVVRPVPPLELPDDLAAGEVLAAARCSAVELFVQRAAAAVPGFALDAGNVRAVSAICRRLDGIPLALELVAPRLRMFEPEHLADSLDDRFSLPSGAGRGRPTRQQTLRAMIDWSWELLGPDERTVLRRLAVHADGCTLPAAQSVSSDQGIPAPRVLELLARLVDRSLVVRDGDRFRLLESVSAYSAERLAEAGELDAVRDRFVRYYVELAELADRELRGPEQQHHLARLDAETVNLRRALDLAIQGEHAEAALRLVNAMTWYWYLRGRHGEARRSLQAALATEGGAPALRAAASGWLTGVELRSTPNVVPVPDLAAITDPVLHARLRWFIGSGLLDDVEHELGVRMLEQSLADARVHRDRWTEAAVLVEIRTDVERAAEVFGELGDRWGQLRASRSLAELAESDGDRSRAARMHREGLRSAEDLALWTEVVESLCRLGQNSLAGGNPAQARRFSERALRISTDRSYHCGEFQARKQLDDITRAEPAWTLLRTS; via the coding sequence ATGCGATACGGGGTTCTCGGACCGCTGACGGCGTGGGACACCGACGGCCGGGTGGTGCGGGTTCCCGAGGCGAAGGTGCGCGCACTGCTGGCGATCCTGCTGGCCCACGGCGGCGGCCCCGTTTCGGCCGACCGGCTGGTCGCCGACCTGTGGGCCGACGCTCCCCCGGCCACCCCGCTGAACACCCTGCAGAGCAAGGTCTCCCAGCTGCGCCGGGCGCTGGGCCGCGATCAGGTGGTCCACCAGCCCGCCGGTTACCGGCTGCTGGTCGACCAGGTCGACGCGCACCGGTTCCAGGAGCTGGTCGACCGTGCGCGCGCAGCCGGTTCACCGCGGGCCAGGGCCGATCTGCTCGACGAAGCGCTGGCGCTGTGGCGCGGCCCCGCGTACGCGGACTTCGCCGACTCGCCGTTCGCGCGCGCCGAGATCGCCCGGCTCGAAGAGCTGCGGCTGGCCGCCGTCGAGGATCGCGCCGAGGCCCGGCTGGAGCTGGGGCAGCACACGGCGGTCGCGGCCGAGCTCGGCGACCTGGTGGGCAGCCATCCGCTGCGCGAGCGGCTGCGGATGGCGCAGATGCGCGCGCTGTACCGGTCCGGGCGGCAGACCGAGGCGCTGAACAGCTTCCACGAGCTGCGCCGCGAGCTCGGCGAGGAGCTGGGCGTGGCACCGGGGCCGGAGCTGACCGCCCTGCACGAGGCGATGCTCCGCCACGAGCCGCACCTGGCTCCACCGGTCGCCTCGCGCGAGCGCAGCAACCTGCCCACGCCGCTGACGCCGATCATCGGCCGGGTCGCGGAGCTCGCCGGAATCCGCGCACCGCTGGTGGAACAGGGCGCGCGGCTGGTGACGCTGACCGGTGCGGGCGGGGTCGGCAAGACCCGGCTCGCGCTGGCCGCCGCCGACGGGCTGCGGTTCCCGGACGGCGTGTGGCTGGTCGAGCTCGCCGGGCTGGACCGCGCCGCCTCCGCCACCGACATCGCCGACCGGGTCATGACGACGCTGGGGCTGTGCGAGAGCACCTCGACCCCGCAGGCCGCCGACCTGGTGGGCTGCCTCGTCGACGCGGCGGCGGGCAAGAACCTGCTGCTGGTGCTGGACAACTGCGAGCACGTGCTGGAGCAGGTCGCGACGCTGGCCGAACGCCTGCTGGCCGGTGTGCCCGGCGCTCACCTGCTGCTGACCAGCCGGGAACCGCTCGACGTCCCCGGTGAGGTCGTCCGCCCGGTGCCGCCGCTGGAGCTGCCCGACGACCTGGCCGCGGGAGAAGTCCTGGCAGCCGCCCGGTGCAGCGCCGTGGAGCTGTTCGTGCAGCGCGCGGCCGCCGCTGTTCCCGGTTTCGCCCTCGACGCGGGCAACGTGCGGGCCGTGTCGGCGATCTGCCGGCGCCTGGACGGCATCCCGCTGGCGCTGGAGCTGGTCGCGCCGCGGCTGCGGATGTTCGAACCGGAGCACCTCGCCGACAGCCTCGACGACCGGTTCAGCCTGCCCTCCGGCGCCGGTCGCGGTCGGCCGACCCGGCAGCAGACGCTGCGCGCGATGATCGACTGGAGCTGGGAGCTGCTCGGCCCCGACGAGCGGACCGTGCTGCGGCGGCTGGCGGTGCACGCCGACGGATGCACCCTGCCCGCGGCGCAATCCGTCTCCTCGGACCAGGGCATTCCCGCACCGCGGGTGCTGGAACTGCTGGCCCGCCTGGTGGATCGCTCGCTGGTGGTCCGCGACGGCGACCGGTTCCGCCTGCTGGAGTCGGTTTCGGCCTACAGCGCCGAGCGCCTCGCCGAAGCCGGTGAGCTCGACGCCGTGCGCGACCGGTTCGTGCGCTACTACGTCGAGCTCGCCGAACTCGCGGACCGCGAGCTGCGCGGCCCGGAGCAGCAGCACCACCTGGCCCGGCTCGATGCCGAGACCGTCAACCTCCGCCGCGCCCTGGATCTGGCGATCCAGGGCGAGCACGCCGAAGCCGCATTGCGCCTGGTGAACGCGATGACGTGGTACTGGTACCTCCGCGGCCGCCACGGCGAGGCCCGCCGCTCGCTGCAAGCAGCGCTGGCCACCGAGGGCGGAGCACCGGCGCTGCGCGCCGCGGCGAGCGGCTGGCTGACCGGAGTCGAACTGCGGAGCACGCCGAACGTGGTGCCGGTGCCGGATCTGGCGGCCATCACCGATCCCGTGCTGCACGCGCGGTTGCGGTGGTTCATCGGCTCGGGCCTGCTGGACGACGTCGAGCACGAGCTGGGCGTGCGGATGCTGGAGCAGAGCCTGGCCGACGCTCGCGTGCACCGGGACCGCTGGACCGAAGCCGCGGTGCTGGTGGAGATCCGCACCGACGTCGAGCGCGCTGCGGAGGTGTTCGGCGAGCTGGGCGACCGCTGGGGCCAGCTGCGCGCGTCGCGCTCACTGGCCGAGCTGGCCGAGTCGGACGGCGACCGCTCCCGGGCCGCCCGCATGCACCGCGAAGGACTGCGCAGCGCCGAAGACCTGGCACTGTGGACGGAGGTCGTCGAATCCCTCTGCAGGCTGGGGCAGAACTCGCTGGCCGGTGGCAACCCGGCGCAGGCCCGGCGGTTCTCCGAACGAGCGCTGCGGATCTCCACCGACCGCTCCTACCACTGCGGCGAGTTCCAGGCCCGCAAGCAGCTCGACGACATCACCCGCGCCGAACCCGCCTGGACGCTGCTCCGCACCAGCTGA
- a CDS encoding MFS transporter has translation MHTPVAHRAGPREWTGLAILALPTALLGLDVSVLYLALPALSADLQPTATQALWIMDAYGFLIAGLLITMGTLGDRIGRRKLLMIGAACFGAVSVVAAFATSAELLIAARAALGIAGATLMPSTLSLLSTMFTDARQRAVAIGIWATTFALGMAAGPLVGGVLLDHFWWGSAFLVAVPPVGVLLLTAPLVLPEYRAPGSGRLDLRSVVLSLAAILPLIYAVKHTAKAGLDLGAVLSLLLGAAFAVVFVRRQRELADPLLDMSLFTSRTFNAALGVLLFGLVGVGGVMFLVTQYLQLVEGLSPFAAGLWMGPPALMMFLAALASPLFARRVRPGVIVAVTLALSAAGYVLLSLVDPGDTGLVVGGFGLVYLGLGAIAALGTDLVVGASPPEKSGSAAAMSETVQELGLAVGVAVLGSLTSVIYRSQLPDLPPGLAGLEDGLAGAAAELPGDLLRQAQEAFTAGLNVTTLVTGIGVLALAAVSATVLRHIGTIGDDGYDEC, from the coding sequence ATGCACACCCCCGTCGCGCACCGCGCCGGTCCGCGGGAATGGACCGGGCTCGCGATCCTCGCGCTGCCCACGGCGCTGCTCGGCCTGGACGTCAGCGTGCTGTACCTGGCGCTGCCCGCCCTGTCGGCGGATCTGCAGCCGACCGCCACCCAGGCGCTGTGGATCATGGACGCCTACGGGTTCCTGATCGCCGGCCTGCTGATCACCATGGGCACGCTGGGCGACCGGATCGGCAGGCGCAAGCTGCTGATGATCGGTGCCGCCTGCTTCGGCGCGGTCTCGGTGGTGGCCGCGTTCGCCACCAGCGCCGAGCTGCTCATCGCCGCGCGGGCCGCTCTGGGCATCGCCGGGGCGACCCTGATGCCCTCCACGTTGTCGTTGCTCAGCACCATGTTCACCGATGCCCGGCAGCGCGCGGTCGCGATCGGCATCTGGGCCACCACGTTCGCGCTGGGGATGGCGGCCGGTCCGCTGGTGGGCGGCGTGCTGCTCGACCACTTCTGGTGGGGCTCGGCGTTCCTGGTGGCGGTGCCACCGGTCGGCGTCTTGCTGCTGACCGCACCGCTGGTGCTCCCGGAGTACCGCGCGCCGGGCAGCGGTCGGCTGGACCTGCGCAGCGTGGTGCTGTCGCTGGCCGCGATCCTGCCGCTGATCTACGCGGTGAAGCACACCGCCAAGGCGGGCCTCGACCTGGGCGCGGTGCTGTCGTTGCTCCTCGGAGCGGCGTTCGCGGTGGTGTTCGTGCGTCGGCAGCGCGAGCTGGCCGATCCGCTGCTGGACATGTCGCTGTTCACCAGCCGCACCTTCAACGCCGCGCTGGGCGTGCTGCTGTTCGGGCTGGTCGGCGTCGGTGGCGTGATGTTCCTGGTCACCCAGTACCTCCAGCTGGTCGAAGGGCTCTCCCCGTTCGCGGCCGGGCTGTGGATGGGGCCGCCCGCGCTGATGATGTTCCTGGCCGCGCTGGCCTCCCCGCTGTTCGCGCGGCGGGTGCGGCCCGGGGTGATCGTCGCCGTGACGCTCGCGCTGTCCGCCGCGGGCTACGTCCTGCTGTCCCTCGTGGACCCGGGCGACACCGGCCTGGTGGTGGGCGGTTTCGGCCTGGTGTACCTGGGATTGGGCGCGATCGCGGCACTGGGCACCGACCTGGTCGTCGGCGCGTCTCCGCCGGAGAAGTCGGGTTCGGCCGCGGCGATGTCGGAGACCGTGCAGGAGCTGGGCCTGGCCGTCGGCGTCGCGGTGCTCGGCAGCCTCACGTCGGTGATCTACCGGAGCCAGCTGCCCGACCTGCCGCCCGGACTGGCCGGGCTCGAGGACGGCCTCGCCGGCGCGGCGGCGGAGCTGCCGGGCGATCTGCTGCGCCAGGCGCAGGAAGCGTTCACCGCGGGGCTGAACGTGACGACCCTGGTCACCGGCATCGGAGTGCTGGCGCTGGCCGCCGTGTCGGCGACCGTGCTCCGGCACATCGGAACGATCGGCGACGACGGCTACGACGAATGCTGA
- a CDS encoding CGNR zinc finger domain-containing protein, which produces MDFAFVSGNPALDLAGTVGSRRSRPVDALTGSADLERWVAECDGLPDHVSADATTFEAALRLREAVYRLALDRILGRPFDPDSLEVVNDAAAGPVPTIELSDSGLRTSGDLTAALTQIARSAITVLADADARLKECGRADCTRIYLDRSRGARRTWCGMEECGNRVKAAAYRARKRSS; this is translated from the coding sequence GTGGATTTCGCGTTCGTCAGCGGCAACCCCGCCCTGGACCTGGCAGGCACCGTGGGCTCGCGCCGGAGCCGGCCCGTCGACGCCCTGACCGGCTCCGCGGACCTGGAGCGCTGGGTGGCCGAGTGCGACGGGCTCCCCGATCACGTCTCCGCCGACGCCACGACGTTCGAGGCCGCACTGCGCCTGCGGGAAGCGGTCTACCGGCTCGCGCTCGATCGCATCCTCGGCCGCCCCTTCGACCCGGACAGCCTCGAAGTCGTCAACGACGCCGCCGCCGGGCCCGTGCCCACGATCGAGCTCAGCGACTCCGGACTGCGCACATCGGGGGATCTGACCGCCGCGCTCACCCAGATCGCGCGCAGCGCCATCACCGTGCTCGCCGACGCCGACGCCCGCCTCAAGGAGTGCGGACGCGCCGACTGCACCCGGATCTACCTAGACCGCTCCCGCGGAGCCCGCCGCACCTGGTGCGGCATGGAGGAGTGCGGGAACCGCGTCAAGGCTGCCGCCTACCGGGCCCGCAAACGTTCGTCGTGA
- a CDS encoding haloacid dehalogenase type II: MAEVGDIEVVVFDVLGTMVDETSGLRTEIREAVPDGDVDELIVLWQQHVELEQQRIARGRRAYANSEVIDGEAARRVAERAGITDPAAIERLATAGQRLPAWGDSAAGLERLARRFPVLGLSNAARAALLRLNAHAGLRWHQALSGETASAYKPAPEVYQLAIDSAGCPPERILMVAAHAWDLRGARATGMRTAYVHRPVGDPPTSTDVFDWQCNGLPELVDELTAG, encoded by the coding sequence ATGGCCGAGGTCGGGGATATCGAGGTCGTCGTGTTCGACGTCCTGGGGACGATGGTCGACGAAACCAGCGGTCTCCGAACGGAAATCCGCGAAGCGGTCCCCGACGGCGACGTCGACGAGCTGATCGTCCTGTGGCAGCAGCACGTCGAGCTCGAACAGCAGCGCATCGCGCGAGGGCGCCGCGCGTACGCCAACTCCGAGGTCATCGACGGGGAAGCGGCACGACGGGTCGCCGAGCGCGCCGGGATCACCGATCCGGCGGCGATCGAGCGGCTCGCCACCGCGGGGCAACGCCTGCCCGCCTGGGGCGATTCCGCCGCCGGTCTCGAACGGCTGGCCCGGCGCTTCCCCGTGCTCGGCCTCTCCAACGCCGCCCGCGCCGCTCTGCTGCGGCTCAACGCGCACGCCGGATTGCGCTGGCACCAGGCCTTGTCCGGCGAAACCGCCTCGGCGTACAAGCCTGCGCCGGAGGTCTACCAGCTCGCCATCGACAGCGCAGGATGTCCGCCGGAGCGCATCCTCATGGTGGCCGCGCACGCATGGGACCTCCGCGGCGCCCGGGCGACGGGCATGCGGACCGCCTACGTGCACCGGCCGGTGGGCGATCCGCCGACGAGCACCGACGTCTTCGACTGGCAGTGCAACGGGTTGCCCGAACTGGTGGACGAGCTGACGGCCGGCTAG